The DNA window CAGAAAGATCTTTTTGATCAATCTGATATTGTTCCATTTCTTCAAGAGGAATATTCACGAAACCTTTTGCCATATCGATCTCAAAATCACGCAGAGTGTAATAAATCCTGACGGCTTTTCCCATTTTTGCCAAGACGTCAAATTTATCCGGCGCCAGTCCGAAAACTTTAATCAGTCCATTGATCGTGCCCCGGCTACAGGCATTATAAGCTTGGTCGAGATCAACCTTAGAGAAAACCTGCCCGGTGTTTAATCTGGTGGCATCAAACATAAAATAGGTAAAAAAATCATCTAACTCTTCCTGGATGTCAAAACCCAATCCCTGAGCGCAGTCGGAGCAATGCCGGATATACCGATCGACATCATCTTCAGGATTGTCGGGATTTTGACAGAATTCTCTTTTTTTCTGGAGATAACTGATGGCAGTAAAACCCTTTGGCGGTTCCCGGTCGCCGTCGGCAATATCGTCAAGATTTCTCATAATGCTATTAATTCCCACGATCAGCTCGCCTTTTTTAGGGAAAAGGTGTTCGGACAACTTGATACAAAATAACCAAAGTTTGGAATCAGGCCGTTGATAGGCGGGACTGGCATATGCCTGACTGTCTACCAGTTCCAGACTCTCAGAGGGATTCATTGAAAGATATTATACAAGATCTTAATAGTTACTTCAGCAGGCCAGCGGCACCGGACAGCAAAGACTCTGTCAATACTTTTTTGCCATTCGGTAATAGCGGTTCCCAATGTGGTTTTGTTCTGCCGTCGCGTAAATATTCGTCCCTTTTAGCTTCAACCATCACTATCGCTGGATAATGAAACAGGCATTCGCTTAAGTCGAGAGCACATTGAAACTCCCCTCCCATATCTAATTCTTCGGACCCTTTGGTTGATCTGACAATTATTCCTTTATCACTAACACCAAAATCCACTCCAAGTTGCCGTGCCGCCCCGACTAGAGAATTAGATTTTCTAAACCTTAAAGGCGTGCGGGGCGGAGTGGGATAATCAAGAGGATCAGCAATTAAAATACTAGCCAACGCGTCATGTCCGGGAAATACAACTTTGACGCGGCCTTCAGTTAAATTTCGTTCCCATAAAATCCCTTCGCCGAAAGCGGTTAAATCATTAATTACTCCCTGTAGTTGCTCTGGTTGAAACCAATCAACATTAACAAAGCGTTCATGGCCGTGCAAGCCTGAAACAAGTTCACCCATAAAATCTACTTCGGGCAGAAATTAATTTTTCTTAATCTTAACACATCTTGTCAATTTTTTACTTTTCGAGGTAACAATTTCCTAAAGACCGTTCTAGTACTTCATGATGTAAAGTTTGCCATTTGGTTTTTTTAAATTCCACATCTATAATCGGCAGATCATTTTCCAGACAATGAAGCAGTCTGGTAACGACTAGCTCAGGTTCCCTGTTTTGTAATTGCTCAATTGGTCGATTCTCCTGCTTTGTCGGCCTCAGTGTTATCCCTTCAGGAATAATGCCGATATTCACCCCGTCTCGTAGAGCGGCCACACCAGACATCAAACAAGAGAAACGCGCCGGTCTTCGCCTCGATTGGCGTCCGAGAATGGTTAAAATAGTCATCACCGCATCGGCTTTAAAAGAGAATGGATCTTCAAAAAAGGAAACTTTAATCCGGCCCTGATTATGACCTTTGGCTACCAGGATTTTTGTGCCATATTCATTAAGATACGTAATCGTTTTCTGGATGACTTTACGCTCTGTCTTGTCAACAGGAACCAAACATTCGTAGGGGGATAATATTGGTGCTTCCGTATCGGCCATAAAAAATCCTGCCAGGCAGGAAAATTAATTTTACAATCCGAGTATAGCACAAAGATTCTTTACTTCACCAGCCCCGCCGCTTCAGCGCTCAAAATCCGGGACGCTAAAGCCTGAATATATGCCGCCCCAAATTTATTTTGGCTAAAATCTTTCTGCGCTTTCCCTAAAAATTCTTCCCGTAGGCTGAAACTCGTACCCACTGCCTGATTTTCTCCAGAGATTTTATTGTTGATTTTCGTTATAACAGGTCTTTGCCTTTATATAACCCGCAGCTTGGGCTTCTTTCTCGTTGCAAAACCACTGTTCGCCCCGGAACATTTCTACAAGAACTTGGTCGTAATCCCGGCAGGAGGGAAAGTGGTAAAGCTTACTCTTATCATCTCTACCAATGTTGCCTTTTATAACGCATTTTCTGTCATTTGGATTTTCTTTTTGAGTACAGGGCGAACGGAAAATCCCTTTTTCCTGCTCCATGGCTGATAGATAAATCTGTCTTAAGCGTTCCTTAATGTAATTTTTACCACCTCTTTCGTACTCAACCCAGCCTGATTCAAGCAGCAACTGGTTGACGAATTTCTGGTCAACGTAGACATAAGCCAATAAACGCTTAAAAACATCTAGGTTAAAAGTTTCAAGTTTAACTCTTTTATTTAAGATCAATTCTTCAAGG is part of the Candidatus Beckwithbacteria bacterium genome and encodes:
- a CDS encoding squalene/phytoene synthase family protein, encoding MNPSESLELVDSQAYASPAYQRPDSKLWLFCIKLSEHLFPKKGELIVGINSIMRNLDDIADGDREPPKGFTAISYLQKKREFCQNPDNPEDDVDRYIRHCSDCAQGLGFDIQEELDDFFTYFMFDATRLNTGQVFSKVDLDQAYNACSRGTINGLIKVFGLAPDKFDVLAKMGKAVRIYYTLRDFEIDMAKGFVNIPLEEMEQYQIDQKDLSDRHSPGIRQWFQAQATLGMDWLKQHHEEVKKGNVPFLVQMIVPLMYERSARPYFEAVLADKK
- a CDS encoding thermonuclease family protein, which produces MKLKVKLSWLGYLILIPSLLLNGWQFWQSKSQQTTYLVKEVIDGDTFVTDNKIKVRLANLDAPALEFCGGKEAKQLLEELILNKRVKLETFNLDVFKRLLAYVYVDQKFVNQLLLESGWVEYERGGKNYIKERLRQIYLSAMEQEKGIFRSPCTQKENPNDRKCVIKGNIGRDDKSKLYHFPSCRDYDQVLVEMFRGEQWFCNEKEAQAAGYIKAKTCYNENQQ